In Zunongwangia sp. HGR-M22, the sequence CAGATACTTATGATCTTATCTTAACAGATCTTAATCTTCCTTTTGTTACAGGAAACGAGCTTATTGCGTATGTGAAAGAAAATTTGCCAACAGTGCCCATAATTGTTTTGTCTACATCAACTCAAGAAAATATTATAATGGATGCGTTTAATATGGGAGTTGAAGATTTTATAACAAAACCTTTTAGCCCTAACGAATTATCCTTACGAGTAAAACGTCTTCTTTCCTAATTTTGTAGGTAGTTGCAAGGTAATTGCTTTGTGATTTTTCATTTATGGCAGTTATTCAATTTATAGATCTAGAATGGATTTTTCGGTATTTTCCCGAGGGTATTCCTTTTGTAATAAAGGTCAATATTTTGATGACTTTTGTTTTTTTGTTTTTTTCACTTCTTTTTGTCGCTTTCATTTTATTCTTGCGGCTGTATAAAAATGTTAGAACTAAAAAAAAGCAAACACAGCAATTATTACTTCAGGATATTCTAAACTCTTATTTATTTGATGAAGAATTTGAAGAAAGAATAGAGTTAAACCATTTTGAGCAAAAGTATCTAAGATCGTCATTAGAAATAAAAATGGCTATCAAAGAAATTCTTCTTTTTCATAGCAATATAAAAGGAGAATCGGCAGAGCAACTTCGCAAACTCTTTTTAAGATGGAAACTGGACAAATTTTGCATCAAACAGTTATCCCGTGGTGCATGGTACACAAAATCCAGAGCTATTTTTAGTCTTTCAGAAATGCTTATAGCTGTAGACCTTCAAACTATAAAACCATTATTAAATCACAAAAGAGACGAGGTAAGACAGCAATCGCAGTTATATTTTGTGAAGCTTGCAAAAAAACAACCATTATTATTTTTAGATCATCTTACTAAACCTTTAACGATTTGGGAGGAAATTTATATTGAAGATGCTCTACGAAATGAGTATCAAGGAGCTATTCCTGATTTTTCTAAGTGGTTAAAATCAGACCTTGATAGTGTTGTAGAATTTTCAGTTAGGATGATTGCTAAATTTAACCAATTTGAAAATATTCCAGCCCTTTCACCATTATTAGATCACAGTGCAGAAAGTGTTAGAAAAGAAACAATAAAATGTTATTATGTTTTGGAATATGTAGAAGTGGTTAAGCTCTTGGTCGCAAAATTTGAAAATGAATCCCATTCTGTAAAAAAGACTATCTTAGAGGCCATAAAGCGATTAGGAGATTATGATAATCTTCTTCAGGTTGCAGCTAAGATTAAAGATTCTGAATGGGAACTTAAAATAATATATTACAAGCTGTCTGAATATTTTGTACCTGAAGAAAAACACAAAATCTACAATCAATACGAAGAAGAAAAAGCTAGATTGCTATAATGATTATTACCTTCGATGACATTGCAGACATCGCCAGCTGGCTTTTTTTGGTCTATGGTATTCTTATAAGTCTGGGTTATCTATTTTCCGCTGTATTTTCTATTATCGAAATTAGGGACTATAAAAGGTCTAATAACTACGACGATGAAATTTCTTTGCTTCAGGCTTCAGAATTGCCTTCGGTATCCATTTTAGCACCTGCTTATAACGAAGGACTTAATATCGTAGAAAACGTAAGGTCTCTTTTAACGATTAATTATCCGAGTTTCGAAATTGTAATTATTAACGACGGAAGCAAAGACGATACGCTACAGCGTTTAAAAGATGAATACGATCTTGAAAAACAAGACTATTTTTTTCACTATTTCATCAAAAGTAAGACGATAAAAGGGGTATACAAATCTAAAAATACAGCTTTTAAAAATTTATTGGTCATCGATAAAGAGAACGGGGGCAAAGCAGATGCCTTAAATACGGGTATCAATGTTTGTTCTTACGATATGATCTGCTGTATCGATGTAGACTGTATTTTAGAACATGATGCAATGCTTAAACTGGTAAAGCCGTTTCTAAACAATAGTAAAAAAGTTATAGCATCGGGAGGAGTAATTAGAGTGGCTAACGATTGCGTGATTGAGGATGGTAGAATTATCGATGTACGCTTGCCAAGTAAGTTTGTAGCCAGAGTTCAGGTTATAGAATATTTTAGAGCATTTTTAATGGGGCGTATGGCCTGGTCTCGTGTTGATGGTTTGTTGTTAATTTCTGGTGCTTTTGGCATGTTCGATAAACAATTAGCGATAGAAGCTGGTGGTTACAATCATAATACGGTAGGTGAAGATATGGAGCTTCTGGTTAGGATGCGGCGAATGATGCGAGAAAAGAAAATACCGTATAAAGTTGGTTTTGTTCCAGATCCTTTATGTTGGACTGAGGTTCCACAAAGTTGGGAAATATTAAAACGACAGCGTAATCGTTGGACGCGTG encodes:
- a CDS encoding response regulator transcription factor, yielding MKKILVIEDNLMVIKSLQFKLSKDGYEVIIAPDGREAMKLLKTDTYDLILTDLNLPFVTGNELIAYVKENLPTVPIIVLSTSTQENIIMDAFNMGVEDFITKPFSPNELSLRVKRLLS
- a CDS encoding HEAT repeat domain-containing protein encodes the protein MAVIQFIDLEWIFRYFPEGIPFVIKVNILMTFVFLFFSLLFVAFILFLRLYKNVRTKKKQTQQLLLQDILNSYLFDEEFEERIELNHFEQKYLRSSLEIKMAIKEILLFHSNIKGESAEQLRKLFLRWKLDKFCIKQLSRGAWYTKSRAIFSLSEMLIAVDLQTIKPLLNHKRDEVRQQSQLYFVKLAKKQPLLFLDHLTKPLTIWEEIYIEDALRNEYQGAIPDFSKWLKSDLDSVVEFSVRMIAKFNQFENIPALSPLLDHSAESVRKETIKCYYVLEYVEVVKLLVAKFENESHSVKKTILEAIKRLGDYDNLLQVAAKIKDSEWELKIIYYKLSEYFVPEEKHKIYNQYEEEKARLL
- a CDS encoding glycosyltransferase family 2 protein, which codes for MIITFDDIADIASWLFLVYGILISLGYLFSAVFSIIEIRDYKRSNNYDDEISLLQASELPSVSILAPAYNEGLNIVENVRSLLTINYPSFEIVIINDGSKDDTLQRLKDEYDLEKQDYFFHYFIKSKTIKGVYKSKNTAFKNLLVIDKENGGKADALNTGINVCSYDMICCIDVDCILEHDAMLKLVKPFLNNSKKVIASGGVIRVANDCVIEDGRIIDVRLPSKFVARVQVIEYFRAFLMGRMAWSRVDGLLLISGAFGMFDKQLAIEAGGYNHNTVGEDMELLVRMRRMMREKKIPYKVGFVPDPLCWTEVPQSWEILKRQRNRWTRGTAETLMIHKKMIFNPKYGVLGLLSTPFWLFFEWMAPLIEFTGTIFFILLLWFGLISWNFFLTFLGVVYAFAVLFSVTALFFEEYSFQQYKKPKYIFKLIGTAFLEPLIYHPFVMWAAVRGNWDLIIGKKSWGEMTRAGLSNSSKKQD